The Macrococcoides canis genome has a window encoding:
- a CDS encoding patatin-like phospholipase family protein — protein sequence MTTGLVLEGGGMRGIYTAGVLDCFLEHDIQFNYVIGVSAGGNMAASYLSKQKGRNKKVSLDFLDDKRYLSLSNYIKNKEMFGMDFIFDEIPREHVPFNMEDFLQYKGEYVIACTNCETGETEYFNKAYLRKDLMTILRASSSLPLMAPIVEYDGKKLLDGGVTDPIPLRKAQRDGMINNVVVLTRPKGYVKRSSRLSKYFKVKGYKKVDEAMQKRPAVYNETLQYIDNQEKNGHAIVIRPSKDLKVDRMEKNRDKLSAMYDLGYHDALEQLPKIKEWLNSKGK from the coding sequence ATGACAACTGGTTTAGTATTAGAAGGCGGCGGTATGAGAGGGATATATACTGCGGGAGTATTAGATTGTTTTTTAGAGCATGATATTCAATTTAATTATGTGATTGGTGTTTCAGCAGGTGGGAATATGGCAGCATCTTATCTTTCAAAACAGAAAGGAAGAAATAAGAAAGTTTCTTTAGATTTTTTAGATGATAAACGTTACTTATCTCTTTCTAACTATATAAAGAATAAAGAGATGTTTGGAATGGATTTTATCTTTGATGAAATTCCAAGAGAACATGTTCCGTTTAATATGGAAGACTTTCTTCAATATAAAGGCGAATATGTCATTGCATGTACGAACTGTGAAACTGGAGAAACGGAATACTTTAATAAAGCATATTTAAGAAAAGACTTAATGACGATTCTTCGTGCATCAAGCTCTCTGCCGTTAATGGCACCCATTGTAGAGTATGATGGTAAGAAGCTATTGGATGGTGGCGTCACAGACCCGATACCTTTAAGGAAAGCGCAGCGCGATGGCATGATCAATAATGTTGTTGTACTCACTAGACCGAAAGGATATGTAAAACGTTCGAGTCGACTTTCTAAATACTTTAAAGTGAAAGGTTATAAGAAAGTAGATGAAGCGATGCAGAAACGGCCTGCTGTTTATAATGAGACATTGCAATACATAGATAACCAAGAGAAGAATGGTCACGCAATTGTTATTCGTCCATCTAAAGATTTAAAAGTGGATCGTATGGAAAAGAATCGCGATAAGCTTTCGGCAATGTACGATTTAGGTTATCATGATGCTCTAGAACAACTTCCGAAAATAAAAGAATGGCTTAATTCAAAAGGAAAGTAA
- a CDS encoding phosphate/phosphite/phosphonate ABC transporter substrate-binding protein — MFKNTMKTVVPVILAATVLGACGGEKSSENNKEASKGYTPEKLTVQFVPSQNAETLEAKAKPLEKLLKKEIGIPVEVSVSTNYNTIVEAMKSKKVDVGFLPPTAYVLAHDQKAADVLLQAQRYGVNDDGTPTKELVDFYKSQFIVKKDSDIKSLKDMKGKKIAMQDVTSTAGYVFPAVDLKKENIDPLKDMEVTTVKGHDQAVISLLNDDVDVAVTFQDARNIVKGDQPNVFKDTKIVKYTENIPNDTISARSDMTDEWKKKLTDAFIKIGKDKEGQKIIREVYSHEGYVKSDDSKFDIIREYDKKVKE; from the coding sequence ATGTTCAAAAACACAATGAAGACAGTTGTTCCTGTAATTTTAGCAGCAACAGTACTAGGTGCGTGTGGTGGAGAAAAATCATCAGAGAATAACAAAGAAGCGAGTAAAGGCTACACTCCTGAAAAATTAACAGTTCAGTTCGTCCCTTCTCAAAATGCTGAAACATTAGAAGCAAAAGCAAAGCCTTTAGAAAAATTACTTAAAAAAGAAATCGGTATTCCAGTAGAAGTTTCAGTTTCTACTAACTACAACACAATCGTTGAAGCAATGAAGTCAAAAAAAGTCGATGTCGGTTTCTTACCTCCAACAGCTTATGTATTAGCACATGATCAAAAAGCTGCGGACGTATTATTACAGGCACAACGTTATGGTGTAAATGATGACGGTACACCGACAAAAGAATTAGTAGATTTCTACAAATCTCAATTTATCGTTAAAAAAGATTCTGATATTAAAAGCTTAAAGGATATGAAAGGCAAGAAAATTGCCATGCAGGATGTAACTTCAACAGCAGGTTACGTTTTCCCGGCAGTTGATTTAAAGAAAGAAAATATCGATCCACTAAAAGATATGGAAGTTACAACAGTTAAAGGACACGATCAAGCTGTTATCTCTTTATTAAATGATGATGTCGATGTTGCAGTAACTTTCCAGGATGCACGTAATATCGTAAAAGGCGATCAACCTAACGTATTTAAAGATACTAAAATCGTTAAGTACACAGAAAACATCCCGAATGATACAATCTCTGCGCGTTCAGATATGACGGATGAGTGGAAGAAGAAATTAACAGATGCTTTCATCAAAATCGGCAAAGATAAAGAAGGTCAAAAAATCATTCGTGAAGTATACTCTCATGAAGGTTATGTGAAGTCGGATGATTCTAAATTTGATATCATCCGTGAGTATGACAAAAAAGTTAAAGAATAA
- the phnC gene encoding phosphonate ABC transporter ATP-binding protein, with the protein MAQIIFKDVNKVYPNGHIGLDNVNLEINKGEFIVIVGLSGAGKSTLLRSINRLHEISSGDISIDGVSITQAKGNKLLMMRRNIGMIFQSFNLVKRSSVIRNVLSGRVGYHPTWKMVLGLFPKKDKQIALEALDRVNIVEKAYNRADELSGGQQQRVSIARALAQEPKIILADEPVASLDPLTTKQVMDDLKRINQELGITIIVNLHFVDLAREYATRIIGLRAGKVVFDGPVEQATDNAFSHIYGREIKDEELMGVK; encoded by the coding sequence ATGGCACAAATTATTTTTAAAGACGTCAATAAAGTTTATCCCAATGGACATATTGGTTTGGATAACGTCAATCTAGAAATCAATAAAGGAGAATTTATCGTCATTGTCGGTCTATCCGGTGCAGGTAAGTCTACTTTATTGCGTTCGATTAATCGATTACACGAAATTTCATCAGGTGATATATCAATTGACGGTGTTTCCATCACTCAGGCAAAGGGCAACAAATTGTTAATGATGCGTAGAAATATCGGGATGATCTTCCAAAGTTTCAATTTAGTAAAACGTTCTTCTGTTATTCGTAATGTACTTAGTGGTCGTGTCGGATATCATCCAACATGGAAAATGGTGCTCGGATTATTCCCGAAGAAAGATAAACAAATTGCATTGGAAGCTTTAGATAGAGTAAATATCGTTGAAAAAGCATATAATCGTGCAGACGAACTATCCGGTGGACAACAGCAACGTGTCTCTATCGCACGTGCCTTAGCTCAAGAACCAAAGATTATTTTAGCTGACGAACCAGTTGCATCATTAGATCCACTTACTACGAAACAAGTAATGGATGACTTAAAGCGTATAAATCAAGAACTAGGCATAACTATTATCGTTAATCTGCACTTTGTAGATTTGGCAAGAGAATATGCTACACGTATTATCGGATTACGTGCAGGTAAAGTTGTATTTGATGGGCCAGTAGAACAAGCAACTGACAATGCATTTTCACATATCTATGGTAGAGAAATTAAAGACGAAGAGTTGATGGGGGTTAAATAA
- the phnE gene encoding phosphonate ABC transporter, permease protein PhnE, which yields MKNPEIKSTGHIKATFTILLILSLIIWSGWKTNFSLSGLAIGAPEMMNLVREMLPPDWSYFKEIIDPMLDTIRMAILGTTFGSLLAIPVALLSASNVFKSKWINVPVRLVLNVIRTIPDLLLASIFVAVFGIGALPGIFALTVLSFGIVAKLFYESLENIDDGPLEAMTAVGANKSKWITFGVLPQAIAPYLSFVLFTFEINIRAAAVLGLVGAGGIGLFYDKTLGYFEYPKVTTIIIFTLLIVMVIDYVSTKVRERLL from the coding sequence ATGAAAAATCCCGAAATTAAATCTACCGGTCACATAAAAGCGACATTTACAATACTACTGATATTATCATTGATTATCTGGAGTGGGTGGAAGACCAACTTCAGTTTATCAGGTCTAGCCATAGGCGCTCCAGAAATGATGAACTTAGTCCGAGAAATGTTACCACCAGATTGGAGCTACTTTAAAGAAATTATCGATCCGATGCTGGACACTATCCGTATGGCGATTCTTGGTACTACATTTGGATCATTACTTGCTATTCCTGTAGCGCTATTATCTGCAAGTAATGTGTTTAAATCGAAGTGGATTAATGTACCGGTGCGTTTAGTTCTTAATGTCATCCGAACAATTCCAGATTTATTACTCGCTTCGATATTCGTTGCAGTGTTTGGGATTGGCGCATTACCTGGGATATTTGCTTTAACCGTATTATCATTCGGCATTGTAGCAAAATTATTTTATGAATCTTTAGAGAATATCGATGATGGTCCGTTAGAAGCGATGACTGCTGTTGGTGCAAATAAATCAAAATGGATAACTTTCGGAGTATTACCTCAAGCTATTGCGCCGTATCTCTCATTTGTACTATTTACATTTGAAATTAACATTCGTGCTGCAGCTGTACTTGGTTTAGTAGGGGCTGGTGGTATCGGATTATTTTACGATAAGACACTTGGCTACTTTGAATATCCTAAAGTAACAACTATTATAATATTTACGTTGCTTATTGTTATGGTCATCGATTACGTCAGTACGAAAGTAAGGGAGCGTTTACTATGA
- the phnE gene encoding phosphonate ABC transporter, permease protein PhnE: MSKNYDYLKPKSSVPTIIRTVLIIIILLAIYIWAFSGMPKIEIKEKSFEILSNIWNGIIHPDTGYIYMPEGEDLLRGLLETFAIAFLGTMISAVLCIPLAFLSARNISNRFLSEVSKFFLSLIRVFPEIIMALLFIKAVGPGAFAGVLAVGIHSIGMLGKLFAEDMENLDMGPSEALMATGANKTKTLMFAVVPQILPAFLSFVLYRFEINLRSASILGLIGAGGIGTPLIFALQGRTWDRVGMILIGIIIMVIIVDTLSSAIRKRLV; this comes from the coding sequence ATGAGCAAAAACTACGATTATTTGAAACCTAAATCATCCGTACCCACTATTATTCGTACAGTTCTTATTATCATAATATTACTTGCTATCTATATTTGGGCGTTTAGTGGTATGCCTAAAATAGAAATTAAAGAAAAGTCTTTTGAAATTCTATCAAATATCTGGAATGGTATTATTCACCCTGATACAGGTTACATCTATATGCCTGAAGGAGAAGATTTATTGCGCGGCTTATTAGAAACGTTTGCTATCGCTTTCTTAGGAACGATGATTTCGGCTGTGCTGTGTATTCCTCTAGCTTTTCTTTCAGCCCGAAATATTTCGAATCGTTTCTTATCTGAAGTAAGTAAGTTTTTCTTGAGTTTAATTCGAGTATTCCCTGAAATTATTATGGCGCTACTATTTATTAAAGCAGTAGGACCAGGTGCTTTTGCCGGTGTACTTGCCGTAGGTATACATTCTATAGGAATGCTCGGAAAGTTATTTGCTGAAGATATGGAGAATTTAGATATGGGACCATCTGAAGCTTTAATGGCAACTGGTGCCAATAAAACAAAAACTTTAATGTTTGCCGTTGTCCCTCAAATATTACCTGCTTTCTTATCATTCGTGTTGTACCGCTTCGAGATTAACTTACGAAGCGCCTCTATTTTAGGATTGATTGGTGCAGGTGGTATTGGAACCCCACTAATATTTGCACTCCAAGGGCGCACATGGGATCGTGTTGGAATGATATTAATTGGTATCATCATCATGGTTATTATCGTCGATACTTTATCAAGTGCCATTCGAAAAAGATTAGTCTAA
- the recR gene encoding recombination mediator RecR, with protein sequence MHYPAPISKLIDSFMKLPGIGPKTASRLAFHVLDMKEDDVVGFAKALVDVKRELTYCSVCGHITDTDPCYICEDKTRDQSIICVVEETKDVIAMEKMREYKGLYHVLHGAISPMEGVGPEDINVPSLLTRLRDEGVQELILATNPNIEGESTAMYIARLVKPIGIKVTRLAHGLPVGGDLEYADEVTLSKAISGRTEI encoded by the coding sequence ATGCATTATCCTGCACCAATTTCTAAATTAATTGATAGTTTTATGAAACTACCCGGAATCGGTCCTAAAACTGCAAGTCGTCTAGCATTTCATGTATTAGATATGAAAGAAGACGATGTAGTAGGTTTTGCGAAGGCGCTTGTAGATGTGAAACGTGAGCTGACGTATTGTTCAGTCTGCGGGCATATTACAGATACAGATCCATGTTATATTTGTGAAGATAAGACGCGTGATCAATCTATAATATGTGTAGTAGAAGAAACTAAAGACGTTATTGCCATGGAGAAGATGCGAGAGTATAAAGGACTATACCATGTTCTGCACGGCGCAATTTCTCCGATGGAAGGCGTAGGACCTGAAGATATTAATGTCCCTTCTTTACTTACGAGATTACGTGATGAAGGTGTACAGGAATTGATACTAGCGACGAATCCGAATATTGAAGGTGAATCAACGGCGATGTATATTGCACGTCTAGTGAAACCCATCGGAATTAAAGTGACGAGACTAGCGCACGGTCTTCCGGTAGGTGGAGATTTAGAGTATGCAGATGAAGTGACGCTATCTAAAGCGATATCTGGAAGAACGGAAATTTAG
- a CDS encoding YbaB/EbfC family nucleoid-associated protein has translation MRGGGNMQQMMKQMQKMQKKMAEEQEKLKEERIEGTAGGGMVTVVVSGHKEVLDVIIKEEVVDPEDIEMLQDLVLAATNDALSKADDVTAQRLGQHTKGLNIPGMM, from the coding sequence ATGCGCGGTGGCGGAAATATGCAACAAATGATGAAACAAATGCAAAAAATGCAAAAGAAGATGGCTGAAGAACAAGAGAAATTAAAAGAAGAAAGAATTGAAGGAACAGCTGGCGGCGGTATGGTTACTGTTGTTGTTTCAGGTCATAAAGAAGTACTTGATGTAATTATTAAAGAAGAAGTAGTAGATCCAGAAGATATCGAAATGTTACAAGACTTAGTATTAGCTGCGACGAACGATGCATTATCTAAAGCGGATGATGTAACAGCTCAACGTTTAGGACAACATACTAAAGGATTAAACATTCCAGGAATGATGTAG
- the dnaX gene encoding DNA polymerase III subunit gamma/tau: MSYQALYRVFRSQSFEEVVGQKHVTTTLKNAIQKNKISHAYLFNGPRGTGKTSIAKIFAKAINCTVSTDGEPCNSCDTCVSITKGTNSDVIEIDAASNNGVDEIRNIRDKVKYAPGESTYKVYIIDEVHMLTTGAFNALLKTLEEPPSHAIFILATTEPHKIPATIISRCQRFDFKAISVNDIAEHLAYVCRTEGIQYEEDALNFIATTAEGGMRDALSILDQAIAFGTETLTLEHVHSVTGSVGREDFFELTEYIIKHDVKAAFKQFHRLLSEGKETTRLVNDLIYFLRDIIMDYAADNKGEESIYQLDIGLLYEMIDKINDTLVSMRFAVNTNVHFEVLIVKLSELIKRSQGVKQSVVQVDTSHLEKRLQQLEKQVANGIQSAPVQTSKPKKEQKRSKNAFSMRQIETVLDHANREDLNYLKQNWHTLIQHVENEGKKALVSLLKNSEPVAASSTHVLIKFEEEIHCDMVNNDDAKREQIESIVYTIIEKQVKMVGVPGSQWLQVRHNYLENKKQPKQETQPVEEDIVTQAENLFGKDAINIID; this comes from the coding sequence TTGAGTTATCAAGCGTTATATAGAGTGTTCAGATCTCAGTCGTTCGAAGAGGTTGTCGGACAAAAACATGTTACTACGACATTAAAGAATGCAATTCAAAAGAATAAGATTTCCCATGCCTATTTATTTAATGGCCCAAGAGGAACAGGTAAGACAAGTATCGCTAAGATATTTGCAAAAGCCATTAATTGTACCGTAAGTACAGATGGCGAGCCGTGTAATTCTTGTGACACGTGTGTCTCAATTACGAAAGGAACAAACTCGGATGTGATTGAGATTGATGCTGCGAGTAATAATGGTGTTGATGAAATTCGTAATATACGAGATAAAGTAAAATATGCACCAGGTGAATCTACATATAAAGTCTATATTATCGATGAAGTTCATATGCTCACAACAGGAGCATTTAATGCATTGTTAAAGACGTTAGAAGAACCGCCTTCTCATGCTATTTTTATTCTTGCTACAACGGAACCACATAAGATTCCTGCGACAATTATTTCACGATGTCAACGTTTTGACTTTAAAGCAATTTCAGTGAATGATATCGCTGAACATCTTGCCTACGTATGTAGAACAGAAGGGATTCAGTACGAAGAAGATGCGTTGAATTTTATCGCAACAACTGCTGAAGGTGGTATGCGTGATGCGCTGAGTATACTAGATCAGGCTATTGCATTCGGGACAGAGACATTGACTTTAGAACATGTGCACAGTGTCACGGGAAGTGTTGGGCGTGAAGACTTTTTTGAACTTACAGAATATATAATTAAACATGACGTGAAAGCAGCCTTCAAACAATTTCATCGCTTATTGTCTGAAGGAAAGGAAACGACACGTTTAGTAAATGATTTAATATATTTCTTAAGAGATATTATTATGGATTATGCAGCAGACAATAAAGGAGAAGAAAGTATTTATCAGCTTGATATAGGATTGCTATATGAGATGATAGATAAAATAAACGATACATTAGTATCTATGCGTTTTGCAGTAAATACGAATGTTCACTTTGAGGTGCTGATTGTTAAACTATCGGAACTTATTAAACGTAGCCAAGGCGTTAAACAAAGTGTTGTTCAAGTTGATACTTCGCACTTAGAAAAGCGTCTGCAACAATTAGAAAAACAAGTAGCAAATGGTATTCAAAGTGCTCCGGTACAAACATCCAAACCTAAGAAAGAACAAAAACGTTCAAAAAATGCGTTTTCAATGCGCCAGATTGAAACGGTGCTAGATCATGCAAATCGAGAGGACTTAAATTATTTAAAGCAAAATTGGCATACATTAATTCAGCATGTAGAAAACGAGGGCAAGAAAGCGCTAGTGAGTCTGCTTAAAAATTCTGAGCCAGTTGCTGCAAGCAGTACACACGTATTAATTAAGTTCGAAGAAGAAATTCATTGCGATATGGTTAATAATGATGACGCAAAAAGGGAACAGATTGAGTCAATAGTATACACAATTATTGAAAAACAAGTTAAAATGGTAGGAGTACCAGGTTCTCAGTGGCTGCAAGTCAGACATAATTATCTGGAGAATAAAAAGCAACCGAAGCAGGAGACGCAGCCTGTGGAAGAAGATATTGTTACTCAGGCAGAAAATCTGTTTGGTAAAGATGCAATTAATATTATAGATTAA
- the treR gene encoding trehalose operon repressor has protein sequence MNSNKYRKIYQDLSGKIINGEYKEGAQLPSENLLVKSYGVSRETVRKALSLLQTNGYIQKLKGKGSIVIYNQAMNFPVSKLISFEEIKHSLNMDYNTVVESFETVSAKDHKTAQEALNLSDDTELYRVVRSRRDKDRVNIVDTDYFIKSMMPGLNEEIAQHSIYDYIEKRLGLMISYSNKAITFEPMTDDDLELFQETMPPYAAVVRSVVHLEDASAFQYNVSKHRASEFKFVDFSRRTIRK, from the coding sequence TTGAATAGCAATAAGTACAGAAAGATCTATCAGGACTTAAGCGGAAAGATCATCAATGGAGAATATAAAGAAGGCGCACAACTGCCTTCCGAAAACTTACTTGTAAAAAGCTATGGTGTATCAAGAGAAACAGTGCGTAAAGCATTGAGTTTGCTTCAAACGAATGGATATATACAAAAGTTAAAAGGAAAAGGTTCTATAGTTATTTATAATCAAGCGATGAATTTCCCTGTTTCTAAACTCATCAGCTTTGAAGAAATTAAGCATTCATTGAATATGGATTATAATACTGTTGTAGAATCGTTTGAAACTGTGAGCGCAAAGGATCATAAAACCGCTCAAGAAGCTTTAAATCTAAGTGATGATACAGAATTGTACCGCGTCGTAAGAAGTAGAAGAGATAAAGACCGCGTTAATATTGTTGATACTGATTATTTCATTAAATCGATGATGCCAGGATTAAATGAGGAAATAGCACAACATTCCATTTATGATTATATTGAGAAACGACTTGGACTCATGATTTCATATTCGAATAAAGCGATAACTTTCGAACCGATGACAGACGATGATCTTGAATTGTTCCAAGAAACAATGCCGCCATATGCAGCAGTTGTTCGTTCTGTAGTACACCTGGAAGATGCATCCGCATTCCAGTACAATGTGTCTAAACATAGAGCGAGTGAGTTTAAGTTTGTAGACTTCTCAAGACGCACGATTCGTAAATAG
- the treC gene encoding alpha,alpha-phosphotrehalase yields MAVTDWRKSVVYQIYPKSFNDTTGNGHGDINGIIEKLDYLKHLGIDYIWLTPVYRSPMNDNGYDISDYYEINPEFGTKEDFRRLLDEAHARDIKIMSDIVINHTSTHHNWFVESRKSKDNPYRDYYIWKDGSGDNAPTNWESKFGGNAWQYDELSGQYYLRLFDVTQADLNWENESLRKEIYEMINYWIDFGMDGFRFDVINLISKGAFKDSDKIGKEFYTDGPRVHEFLHELNRNTFGDKEGFMTVGEMSSTTLEHCINYTRPDRQELSSVFNFHHLKVDYKNGEKWTTMPFDFVELKRILFDWQTGISKGNGWNAIFWCNHDQPRVVSRFGSDKTEAERVKSAKMLAIVLHLLQGTPYIYQGEEIGMTNLYLNSIEDYRDVESLNAYKIMKAEGRSENEILKVLQDKSRDNSRSPVQWDDSKHAGFTTNEPWIKVADNYKEINVEKALKDENSIFYTYQKLIKLRHEQNIITYGEVKPLLEEHKQLFVYERTLDNQTLFVVANFSEEPAELPVSFDLEGEVLIANNDTVSHTIEPYQAFAILR; encoded by the coding sequence ATGGCAGTAACAGATTGGAGAAAGTCAGTCGTCTATCAGATTTATCCTAAATCATTTAATGATACGACAGGAAATGGGCATGGAGACATTAATGGAATTATCGAGAAACTGGATTATTTAAAGCATCTTGGTATTGATTACATATGGCTTACTCCGGTTTATCGTTCTCCGATGAACGATAACGGCTACGATATTAGTGATTATTATGAGATTAATCCTGAGTTTGGAACTAAAGAAGATTTCAGACGCTTATTAGATGAAGCACATGCACGCGATATTAAGATCATGTCTGATATTGTTATCAATCATACGTCGACTCATCATAATTGGTTTGTAGAATCACGCAAATCTAAAGATAATCCTTATCGAGATTATTATATTTGGAAAGATGGGTCAGGCGACAATGCGCCGACGAACTGGGAATCCAAGTTTGGTGGTAATGCATGGCAATACGATGAATTATCAGGACAATATTACTTACGACTGTTCGATGTGACACAAGCTGATTTAAACTGGGAGAATGAATCATTACGTAAAGAAATTTACGAGATGATTAACTACTGGATTGACTTTGGCATGGACGGCTTTAGGTTTGATGTTATTAATTTGATTTCAAAAGGTGCATTTAAAGATTCTGATAAAATTGGTAAAGAATTTTATACAGATGGTCCTCGAGTACATGAATTTCTGCATGAATTAAATCGCAATACGTTCGGTGATAAAGAAGGATTTATGACAGTCGGAGAAATGAGTTCCACGACATTGGAGCATTGTATTAACTATACAAGACCAGATCGTCAAGAATTGAGTAGTGTCTTTAATTTTCACCACCTAAAAGTTGATTATAAAAATGGTGAAAAATGGACGACGATGCCTTTTGATTTTGTAGAATTAAAGCGTATACTATTTGACTGGCAGACAGGGATTTCAAAAGGTAATGGATGGAATGCGATATTCTGGTGTAATCACGATCAGCCCCGTGTTGTCAGTCGCTTTGGTAGTGATAAAACAGAAGCGGAACGTGTGAAATCTGCGAAAATGCTGGCCATTGTTTTACATCTTCTTCAAGGAACGCCTTATATATACCAAGGAGAAGAGATTGGAATGACGAATCTTTATCTTAATAGTATAGAAGATTATCGAGATGTAGAATCATTAAACGCATATAAAATAATGAAAGCAGAAGGACGCTCAGAAAATGAGATACTAAAGGTGCTTCAAGATAAATCAAGAGATAATTCAAGATCTCCGGTGCAATGGGATGACAGTAAGCATGCAGGATTTACAACCAATGAACCTTGGATTAAGGTCGCAGATAATTATAAGGAGATAAATGTTGAGAAAGCTTTAAAAGATGAAAATTCTATCTTCTATACTTATCAAAAACTGATAAAATTAAGACATGAACAAAATATAATAACTTACGGAGAAGTGAAACCGTTATTAGAAGAACATAAACAGTTATTTGTTTATGAAAGAACACTGGATAATCAAACTTTATTTGTTGTCGCAAACTTCAGTGAAGAACCTGCAGAGCTACCAGTATCATTTGATCTAGAAGGCGAAGTGCTGATAGCAAATAATGATACTGTATCGCATACAATAGAGCCGTATCAAGCATTCGCCATTCTTCGATAA
- the treP gene encoding PTS system trehalose-specific EIIBC component, with product MAVNRQEVKDIIKAIGGKDNVNAATHCVTRLRLVLDDDSKVDKTALDKINLVKGSFAANNQFQIVIGPGTVDEAYKVFVDETGVGESSKEEVKTAAAEKMSPIQKLIKTLGDVFIPLLPAIVTAGLLLGLSNLLLEAGAIYKGKAVVDVYPQIKGIAEIIKLIAVTPFHFLPALIGWSAMRVFGGSPILGLVLGLVLVNPALASQYGLADAKTGKLVEIPTWDVFGLKVQQLNYAAQVLPILIATWCLAQVERFLNKRVHDSIKMLVVGPVALLLVGFLSFVIIGPVAFWLGNQITGAIQFIFEQAGWLGGLIYGLVYAPLVITGLHHMFLAVDFQLMSSNLDGTYLWPILAISNISQGSAAFAAWFLYKRKKMVKEQGLAFTSGISGWLGVTEPAMFGVNIPLKYPFIAAVLTTGLVGALFGSQQLLGKVGVGGVPGIMSINSGFKGTFLIGMVIAIILPMILTLIFSNFAKKKMGDDIAEPIITDKKL from the coding sequence ATGGCAGTCAACAGACAAGAGGTAAAAGATATTATTAAAGCCATTGGTGGAAAAGACAATGTTAATGCAGCAACGCATTGTGTTACGAGATTAAGATTAGTATTAGATGATGATAGTAAAGTAGATAAGACAGCTTTAGATAAAATTAATTTAGTTAAAGGATCATTCGCTGCGAATAACCAGTTCCAAATTGTAATTGGTCCAGGTACGGTAGATGAAGCGTATAAAGTATTTGTAGATGAAACGGGTGTCGGCGAGAGTTCGAAAGAAGAAGTTAAAACAGCAGCAGCAGAGAAGATGAGTCCGATACAGAAGTTAATAAAAACTTTAGGTGATGTATTTATTCCATTGCTCCCTGCAATCGTTACAGCCGGTCTATTGCTTGGTTTATCAAACTTACTATTGGAAGCCGGTGCAATTTATAAAGGGAAGGCTGTAGTTGATGTATACCCTCAAATTAAAGGGATTGCAGAAATCATCAAGTTGATTGCTGTAACGCCATTCCATTTCCTTCCTGCACTAATTGGGTGGAGTGCAATGCGTGTGTTTGGTGGAAGCCCAATACTTGGATTAGTTTTAGGATTAGTGCTGGTTAACCCAGCGTTAGCTTCTCAATATGGATTAGCTGATGCTAAAACAGGTAAACTCGTTGAAATTCCAACGTGGGATGTATTTGGTTTGAAAGTTCAGCAATTAAACTATGCAGCACAAGTATTACCGATTTTAATCGCAACTTGGTGTTTAGCTCAAGTTGAGCGTTTCTTAAATAAACGTGTACATGATTCGATTAAGATGCTCGTTGTAGGACCAGTTGCATTATTACTAGTAGGATTTTTATCGTTTGTCATTATTGGTCCTGTTGCATTCTGGTTAGGTAACCAAATTACAGGTGCAATTCAGTTTATTTTCGAACAAGCTGGATGGTTAGGTGGATTAATTTACGGATTAGTTTATGCGCCGCTTGTCATTACAGGATTACATCATATGTTCTTAGCAGTAGACTTCCAGTTAATGAGTTCTAATTTGGATGGAACGTACTTATGGCCGATATTGGCAATTTCTAATATTTCTCAAGGATCTGCAGCATTTGCAGCCTGGTTCTTGTACAAACGTAAGAAGATGGTTAAAGAGCAAGGTTTAGCATTTACTTCAGGTATCTCAGGATGGTTAGGTGTTACAGAACCTGCGATGTTTGGTGTGAATATCCCACTAAAGTATCCATTTATCGCAGCTGTATTAACAACAGGTTTAGTAGGTGCATTATTCGGTTCTCAACAATTATTAGGTAAAGTCGGCGTTGGTGGTGTGCCTGGAATTATGAGTATCAACAGTGGTTTTAAAGGTACTTTCTTAATTGGTATGGTTATCGCAATCATACTACCGATGATATTAACGTTAATCTTCTCGAACTTTGCAAAGAAGAAGATGGGCGATGATATCGCAGAACCTATTATTACAGATAAAAAGTTATAG